The Lycium barbarum isolate Lr01 chromosome 10, ASM1917538v2, whole genome shotgun sequence genome includes a region encoding these proteins:
- the LOC132615038 gene encoding F-box/FBD/LRR-repeat protein At1g13570-like, with the protein MMPPKERKRCRSLPLDVLSNLPDNVIDIILMCLPCKDAVRTSILSMKWRYHWCRLTELTLDESLWETQKDLQNPTVKFTKIIYQLLSLHEGPITKFTLKIDFLKESCPTIDNFICFLSRNDIQDLVLHLPWRKLYKLPSSLFTCSQLRHLNLHYFSIHHPSTFQGFDKLISLELCGVTISSELLESLISHCPLLEQLVLDTAGNSNKIEIYGPMLRSFDFKGDISSICLKNVPRLVKVYLAGYYMRAEDLDFAKVFESCFALEHLLLNFFNSEIFAEEGYEAPTRLPFDLSVKRFYLPHIYLVDAYKLSYALCLIRSFRYLEYLEIQVDSEAEDDDGILESLELERFLDVTFNHLREVKLDCFGGTTPEMQLIKLLLAKSPMLVRMLIDRRCLDHEPLDTRLKIFAEVSNFSRASPKAEVVYDISKYQITYI; encoded by the exons ATGATGCCTCCTAAGGAAAGAAAGCGTTGTCGAAGTTTACCTCTTGACGTCCTCAGCAACCTTCCGGATAATGTAATCGATATCATTCTGATGTGTTTGCCTTGTAAAGATGCTGTGAGGACAAGCATCTTATCAATGAAATGGAGGTATCACTGGTGTAGACTTACAGAATTGACTCTTGATGAATCTCTTTGGGAAACACAAAAGGATTTACAAAACCCTACCGTTAAATTTACAAAGATTATCTATCAGCTTTTGTCCCTTCATGAAGGACCCATTACTAAGTTTACCCTAAAAATTGATTTTCTAAAAGAAAGTTGTCCTACGATTGACAACTTTATATGTTTCCTCTCTAGAAATGACATTCAAGATCTTGTTCTTCACCTTCCATGGAGAAAGCTATACAAATTGCCTTCTTCACTTTTCACATGTTCGCAGCTGAGACATCTAAATCTTCATTATTTCTCAATACATCATCCATCGACCTTTCAAGGATTTGATAAGTTAATTAGCCTGGAACTATGTGGAGTCACAATTTCTTCTGAATTGCTTGAAAGTTTAATATCTCATTGCCCATTGCTTGAGCAGTTGGTGCTGGATACTGCAGGAAATTCAAACAAAATAGAAATATATGGCCCCATGTTGAGATCGTTTGATTTCAAAGGCGATATAAGTTCTATTTGCCTAAAGAATGTCCCTCGTCTGGTAAAGGTATATCTGGCAGGTTACTATATGAGGGCAGAGGATCTTGATTTTGCAAAGGTTTTTGAGTCTTGTTTTGCTCTTGAGCACCTCCTCTTGAACTTCTTTAATAGTGAG ATCTTTGCTGAAGAAGGATATGAAGCACCAACAAGGCTGCCCTTTGATCTTAGTGTCAAGCGATTTTATCTGCCTCATATTTATCTGGTGGACGCATATAAGCTTTCATATGCTCTTTGCTTGATAAGAAGCTTCCGATATTTAGAATATCTTGAAATACAG GTTGACAGTGAAGCTGAAGATGATGATGGTATTCTAGAATCCCTTGAACTCGAACGTTTCTTAGACGTGACATTTAATCATCTCAGGGAAGTTAAGCTAGATTGCTTTGGAGGAACAACGCCTGAGATGCAACTTATCAAGCTTTTGTTAGCCAAGTCGCCAATGTTGGTGAGAATGCTAATCGATCGACGGTGTCTAGATCATGAACCTCTTGACACAAGATTAAAAATATTCGCCGAGGTATCAAATTTTTCACGTGCATCACCTAAAGCAGAAGTAGTCTATGATATATCCAAGTACCAGATAACATATATTTAA